In the genome of Nocardioides seonyuensis, one region contains:
- a CDS encoding 1,4-dihydroxy-2-naphthoate polyprenyltransferase → MASPSDWLAGARPRTLPAAVAPVLAGTGVASYVDEAVWWKAALALVVSLALQVGVNYANDYSDGIRGTDADRVGPMRLVGSGRATPGAVRLAAFVAFGVAAVAGLVLAATTVWWLVAVGVVCVLAAWFYTGGDRPYGYLGLGEVMVFVFFGLVAVIGTTYVQTLTWEWPALYAGIGIGALACAILVANNLRDIPTDRVAGKTTLAVRLGDERTRYLFAFLVLVAAAAVVAVAAATTWWALLGLVFLARAAAPTRAVLAGAAGPDLIPVLAATGIAEVVWAISVAVPLFAG, encoded by the coding sequence GTGGCATCACCCTCTGACTGGCTGGCCGGAGCCCGCCCACGCACCCTCCCCGCCGCTGTCGCTCCCGTCCTCGCCGGCACCGGGGTGGCGTCGTACGTCGACGAGGCGGTGTGGTGGAAGGCGGCGCTCGCGCTCGTCGTGAGCCTGGCGCTCCAGGTGGGTGTCAACTACGCCAACGACTACTCCGACGGGATCCGCGGCACCGACGCGGACCGGGTCGGGCCGATGCGCCTGGTCGGATCCGGCCGTGCGACTCCAGGGGCGGTGAGGCTCGCCGCCTTCGTCGCGTTCGGCGTCGCAGCCGTCGCGGGTCTCGTCCTGGCTGCGACCACGGTCTGGTGGTTGGTCGCGGTCGGCGTGGTGTGCGTGCTGGCAGCCTGGTTCTACACCGGCGGGGACAGGCCCTACGGCTACCTCGGCCTGGGCGAGGTCATGGTGTTCGTCTTCTTCGGGCTCGTCGCCGTGATCGGCACGACGTACGTCCAGACGCTGACGTGGGAGTGGCCCGCCCTCTACGCGGGCATCGGCATCGGCGCCCTGGCCTGCGCCATCCTCGTCGCCAACAACCTGCGCGACATCCCCACCGATCGAGTGGCCGGCAAGACCACGCTGGCCGTCCGGCTGGGCGACGAGCGCACCCGCTACCTCTTCGCGTTCCTCGTCCTCGTGGCTGCCGCCGCGGTCGTCGCCGTCGCGGCCGCCACGACGTGGTGGGCGCTCCTCGGCCTGGTGTTCCTGGCGCGTGCCGCCGCCCCCACCCGCGCGGTGCTGGCCGGTGCCGCGGGTCCCGACCTGATCCCGGTCCTCGCTGCCACCGGCATCGCCGAGGTCGTCTGGGCAATATCGGTGGCCGTGCCACTCTTCGCTGGCTAG
- a CDS encoding HNH endonuclease signature motif containing protein, which yields MPATTATTTQPGSAAALLAAVKAERVVEQAAAARQLTLAAEWAGLHPPESIHHAAGFTVPGCEHEEPLAGPGTPLVAEFCCAELGAVLGVSTTAAKRLIGNALELRHRLPRLWKAVQSGQVPAWRARLVAEATAHASPALPIEAAGWVDAQVAAVAGKVGAAQLDRLVTEAITRFQLDTTDPDDERSPGENRHVTIEKDIVSRCGTISVNASLDLIDALDLDHTLTHHAATLKALGSTESLDARRATALGHLARTQTSLDLAGLLGHDSSAAERGSVVEDGQPTSVVEPSSVAEEARQRRLETPAARQLVLHIHLTAAAVGGGIVFDHLGRMEEGMRLLLLDQVRSWCADSHTKVVLKPVIDLNQPLRADGYAIPDRIRERVVLRDRTCVFPHCTRPARRCQVDHIIPYDHDAVSEGRPQPGPTETANLATLCTFHHRLKTHTGWRYTMVEPGVFEWTSPHGHRYLREHDGTTALAESGFETGLRPSSTTERRRPSSTSEGQRH from the coding sequence ATGCCAGCCACCACCGCCACCACCACGCAGCCGGGTTCTGCTGCTGCGTTGCTGGCGGCCGTGAAGGCCGAGCGCGTTGTCGAGCAGGCCGCGGCTGCCCGGCAGTTGACCTTGGCTGCGGAGTGGGCTGGCCTGCACCCACCGGAGTCGATCCACCACGCCGCCGGGTTCACTGTGCCGGGCTGCGAGCACGAAGAACCCCTCGCCGGACCCGGCACCCCGCTGGTCGCGGAGTTCTGCTGCGCCGAGCTCGGCGCCGTCCTGGGCGTCTCGACCACGGCGGCGAAGCGGCTGATCGGCAACGCCCTCGAGCTCAGGCACCGCCTCCCCCGACTCTGGAAGGCCGTCCAGTCCGGTCAGGTGCCGGCGTGGCGGGCACGCTTGGTGGCAGAGGCCACCGCCCACGCCTCCCCGGCCCTGCCGATCGAGGCAGCCGGTTGGGTCGACGCTCAGGTCGCCGCGGTGGCCGGCAAGGTCGGTGCCGCGCAGCTCGACCGGCTGGTCACCGAGGCGATCACCCGGTTCCAGCTCGACACCACCGACCCCGACGACGAGAGGTCACCGGGAGAGAACCGGCACGTCACCATCGAGAAGGACATCGTCTCCCGGTGCGGCACCATCTCGGTCAACGCCTCCCTCGACCTGATCGATGCCCTCGACCTCGACCACACCCTCACCCACCACGCCGCCACACTGAAGGCACTCGGCTCAACCGAGTCCCTCGACGCCCGCCGCGCCACCGCCCTCGGCCACCTCGCCCGCACCCAGACCAGCCTCGACCTCGCAGGCCTCCTCGGTCACGACTCCTCGGCGGCTGAGCGGGGTTCGGTGGTTGAGGACGGCCAGCCAACTTCCGTGGTTGAGCCGAGTTCGGTGGCTGAGGAGGCGCGCCAGCGCCGTCTCGAAACCCCCGCGGCCCGGCAGCTCGTCCTCCATATCCACCTCACCGCAGCCGCAGTCGGCGGCGGGATCGTCTTCGATCACCTCGGTCGGATGGAGGAAGGCATGCGACTCCTCCTCCTCGACCAGGTCAGGTCCTGGTGCGCCGACTCTCACACCAAGGTGGTCCTCAAGCCCGTCATCGACCTCAATCAGCCGTTGCGAGCCGACGGCTACGCGATTCCCGACCGGATTCGCGAACGCGTCGTTCTCCGGGACCGGACCTGCGTGTTCCCTCACTGCACCAGGCCAGCCCGGCGCTGCCAGGTCGACCACATCATCCCCTACGACCACGACGCCGTGTCAGAGGGCAGACCCCAACCCGGGCCAACCGAGACAGCGAACCTCGCGACGTTGTGCACCTTCCACCACCGGCTCAAGACCCACACCGGCTGGCGCTACACCATGGTCGAGCCCGGGGTCTTCGAGTGGACCAGCCCCCACGGCCACCGCTACCTCCGCGAACACGACGGCACGACCGCGCTCGCCGAGTCTGGTTTCGAGACAGGACTTCGTCCTTCCTCAACCACCGAACGTCGCCGTCCTTCCTCAACCAGCGAGGGTCAACGACATTGA
- a CDS encoding GAF and ANTAR domain-containing protein, which translates to MTDTTQDATHDIAAIITQAAATMHAPASLEDTLEAIVRCTLDTVPGFDHVGISVTHSNGEIETLAGTDQLVWDLDTIQYTLREGPCYDAIRDGDINRVPHAAQETRWPRYMPEALKRGLKAQLAVGLYRDDKSLGGLNLYSTRSETISDDAVNIAQLFAVHAALALGRSRTEHQLNDAIATRKEIGQALGILMERYKIPEDRAFQFLVRASSTSNLKLREVARKFVDTLNSQYAHLGDRDGMVDPSA; encoded by the coding sequence ATGACCGACACCACCCAAGACGCCACCCACGACATCGCAGCCATCATCACCCAGGCAGCCGCCACGATGCATGCCCCCGCCTCGCTCGAGGACACGCTGGAGGCCATCGTGAGGTGCACCCTGGACACCGTTCCCGGCTTCGACCACGTCGGGATCTCGGTGACCCACAGCAACGGCGAGATCGAGACGCTCGCCGGCACCGATCAGCTGGTCTGGGACCTGGACACGATCCAGTACACCCTGCGCGAGGGGCCGTGCTACGACGCGATCCGCGACGGCGACATCAACCGTGTGCCGCACGCCGCCCAGGAGACGCGGTGGCCCCGCTACATGCCCGAGGCCCTGAAACGAGGTCTCAAGGCCCAGCTGGCCGTCGGCCTGTACCGCGACGACAAGAGCCTCGGCGGCCTGAACCTCTACTCCACCCGTTCCGAGACCATCTCCGACGACGCGGTGAACATCGCCCAGCTGTTCGCGGTCCATGCAGCCCTCGCGCTCGGCAGGTCACGCACCGAGCACCAGCTCAACGACGCGATCGCGACCCGCAAGGAGATCGGCCAGGCCCTCGGGATCCTGATGGAGCGCTACAAGATCCCCGAGGACCGGGCCTTCCAGTTCCTCGTCCGCGCCTCCTCCACCAGCAACCTCAAGCTGAGGGAGGTTGCCCGCAAGTTCGTGGACACGCTCAACTCCCAGTACGCCCACCTCGGCGACCGTGACGGCATGGTGGACCCCTCCGCGTGA
- a CDS encoding STAS domain-containing protein, which produces MSSLQDTHSLPNGSESLRIDTCVFRSVKVLTVAGEVDIGTEHELEGAICDALVDGAVVVDLHDVPFFSIGSLGMLLRCRRLGMQHGHPVVIASPDRQFVRLVNAAHLSPHLPCFGSLGVACARARQIDRARNPAPPRPPRPRG; this is translated from the coding sequence ATGTCCTCACTGCAAGACACCCATTCACTGCCGAACGGCTCCGAGAGCCTTCGCATCGACACCTGCGTGTTCAGGTCGGTCAAGGTCCTCACCGTCGCCGGCGAGGTCGACATCGGCACCGAGCATGAGCTCGAGGGCGCCATCTGTGACGCCCTGGTCGACGGGGCGGTCGTGGTCGACCTCCACGACGTGCCGTTCTTCTCCATCGGATCCCTCGGCATGCTGCTGCGCTGCCGGCGGCTCGGCATGCAGCACGGCCACCCGGTGGTGATCGCATCACCGGACCGTCAGTTCGTCCGCCTCGTCAACGCCGCCCACCTGAGCCCGCACCTCCCGTGCTTCGGCTCCCTCGGTGTCGCCTGCGCGCGGGCGCGACAGATCGACCGGGCCCGCAACCCGGCGCCGCCTCGACCACCACGACCCCGCGGCTGA